A window of Ignavibacterium sp. contains these coding sequences:
- the mutL gene encoding DNA mismatch repair endonuclease MutL produces the protein MSGRIKILPENLANKIAAGEVVQRPESVVKELLENSIDAEAKNIELIIKQAGKSLIQVCDDGIGMTEEDAILCIQKHATSKISTLSDLEAIRTLGFRGEALSSIAAVSQIEIRTQTAQQEIGTLIRIEKEGEIIKEKVSVNKGTCVSVKNLFYNTPARRKFLKSDATELKHVIDTFNRIALAHPEINFKFYNNDTLVNDYKSGTVEERIAQIFADNMLDALIPVEEKTEYLSLHGYIGKPSIFRKSKGEQYLYLNKRFVVNKHINHAVFTAFENILEKGDYPFFVLFMEIDPSKVDVNIHPSKLEVKFDDEKDVYNFVLAVIRKSIGSHDLVPSMTFSGNENSEEKLSFNAFTPVAKNDFSDRPVFSKSIDSKRERISDEDIELVFGNLATNVIRKEQSNFIPEFIESESQQEYKLEKKTTADDEEPSFIIQLHNKYILSQIKSGLMIIDQHVAHERILYEKALSRLETDIPFSQQLLFPITIQFDPASYEILKELNSHLHRLGFQLKFSSRYYITIEGVPEDIKSGSEERILKEFIEEFKTNQLEKKLEEKDNIAKSYSCKTAIKAGDKLSESEMRLLIDQLFATSMPYVCPHGRPIVIKISLEEFDRRFGRT, from the coding sequence ATGTCAGGTAGAATTAAAATATTACCCGAAAATCTTGCAAACAAAATTGCAGCAGGCGAAGTTGTTCAACGACCTGAATCTGTAGTTAAAGAATTACTTGAAAACTCAATCGATGCCGAAGCAAAAAACATTGAGCTGATAATTAAACAAGCCGGTAAGTCTTTAATTCAGGTTTGTGATGATGGTATTGGAATGACGGAAGAAGATGCAATCCTTTGTATTCAGAAACATGCTACAAGTAAAATTTCAACTCTTTCCGATCTCGAGGCAATCAGAACACTTGGATTTCGCGGTGAAGCTTTGAGCTCCATTGCTGCTGTATCACAAATTGAAATCAGAACTCAAACTGCCCAGCAGGAAATTGGTACTCTTATCCGGATTGAAAAAGAAGGTGAGATCATTAAAGAAAAAGTTTCTGTAAACAAAGGAACTTGTGTTTCGGTGAAAAATCTTTTTTACAATACTCCAGCAAGAAGAAAATTTCTTAAATCAGATGCAACAGAACTTAAACATGTAATTGATACATTCAATCGGATTGCACTTGCTCATCCCGAAATAAATTTTAAATTTTATAACAATGACACACTTGTGAATGATTATAAATCCGGAACAGTTGAAGAAAGAATTGCACAGATATTTGCAGATAATATGCTTGATGCTTTAATTCCGGTTGAAGAAAAAACGGAATATCTTTCATTGCACGGATACATCGGTAAGCCGTCAATATTTCGTAAAAGTAAAGGTGAGCAATATCTTTATCTTAACAAAAGATTTGTAGTTAATAAACATATCAATCATGCTGTATTTACAGCATTCGAAAACATTCTTGAAAAAGGTGATTATCCTTTCTTTGTGCTGTTCATGGAAATTGATCCTTCTAAAGTTGATGTGAATATTCACCCATCAAAGCTTGAAGTAAAATTTGATGACGAAAAAGATGTTTACAATTTTGTACTTGCTGTTATAAGGAAATCAATCGGCAGCCACGATCTTGTTCCATCAATGACTTTTTCAGGGAATGAAAATTCAGAAGAGAAACTTTCATTTAATGCTTTTACTCCTGTTGCGAAAAATGATTTCTCTGACAGACCGGTTTTTTCGAAATCAATTGATTCAAAGCGTGAGAGAATTTCTGACGAAGATATTGAACTTGTATTTGGTAATCTTGCAACAAATGTTATCAGGAAAGAGCAAAGTAATTTCATCCCTGAATTTATTGAATCTGAATCGCAGCAGGAATATAAATTGGAGAAAAAGACAACTGCTGATGATGAAGAACCAAGTTTCATTATTCAGCTTCATAACAAATACATTTTATCTCAGATTAAATCCGGCTTAATGATTATTGATCAGCATGTTGCTCACGAAAGAATATTGTATGAGAAAGCTTTATCAAGATTAGAAACGGATATTCCTTTTTCACAACAATTATTATTTCCTATTACAATTCAGTTCGATCCTGCGAGTTATGAAATTCTTAAAGAACTTAATTCACATCTTCACAGACTTGGATTTCAATTAAAATTTTCTTCCAGATATTACATTACAATCGAAGGCGTTCCTGAAGATATCAAAAGCGGTTCGGAAGAAAGAATACTTAAAGAATTTATCGAAGAGTTTAAGACAAATCAGCTTGAAAAAAAACTTGAGGAAAAAGATAACATTGCGAAATCTTATTCCTGTAAAACGGCAATAAAAGCCGGAGATAAATTATCAGAAAGTGAAATGAGACTATTGATTGATCAGCTGTTTGCTACTTCAATGCCTTATGTTTGTCCTCACGGAAGACCAATTGTAATAAAAATTTCTCTTGAAGAATTTGACAGACGATTTGGAAGAACCTAA
- a CDS encoding dihydrofolate reductase, protein MIISLIVAIAQNGVIGKSSGEMSWHVSEEFKHFKNTTKGFPVLMGRKTFETLGNPLKERLNIVITRNPEYKTQFDDVLIFSSLDEAINFCREKKFEKIFIIGGAEIYKIAIPIVDEMIISRMKFTAEGDVYFPEFDESNWKKEKIMDKELFEVYLYKRI, encoded by the coding sequence TTGATTATCAGTTTAATTGTTGCAATTGCGCAGAATGGAGTTATTGGTAAATCATCCGGAGAAATGTCCTGGCATGTAAGCGAAGAATTCAAACATTTCAAAAATACTACGAAAGGTTTCCCGGTATTAATGGGAAGAAAAACTTTTGAAACGCTTGGTAATCCACTGAAGGAAAGATTAAATATTGTTATTACAAGAAATCCGGAATACAAAACACAATTCGATGATGTACTGATATTCTCTTCACTTGATGAAGCAATTAATTTTTGCAGAGAAAAGAAGTTCGAAAAAATTTTTATTATCGGTGGTGCTGAAATATATAAAATTGCAATTCCCATTGTTGATGAAATGATAATCTCCAGAATGAAGTTTACTGCAGAAGGTGATGTTTATTTTCCTGAGTTTGATGAATCTAACTGGAAGAAAGAAAAAATTATGGATAAAGAATTATTTGAAGTTTATTTGTATAAAAGGATTTAA
- the thyA gene encoding thymidylate synthase, producing MKQYHDLVKLVMNEGVRKSSRTGVDTISYFGAFYRVDLSKGFPLLTTKKMEWKSLLYEVLWYLSGEEHIRNLKQHTKIWDAWADENGRLQTAYGRFWRRFPVPDKSAALDGEIFVEENHPFVKRESNGSLVFDQVGWVINEIKSNPNSRRLVITAWHPANAVISKLPPCHYTFAFNVSNGKLNCHLTQRSGDIALGIPFNLAAYSILTQIIAQETNLELGYFAHTIIDAHIYVADKGSPTEKYDHLEGLKLQLTREPFPLPQLKIAKKPIDELQFEDFELIGYQHHPKIKFEVAV from the coding sequence ATGAAACAATATCACGATTTGGTAAAACTTGTAATGAATGAAGGTGTCCGCAAATCATCCCGAACTGGAGTGGACACAATCTCTTATTTTGGTGCTTTTTACAGAGTTGATCTTTCGAAAGGATTTCCTCTTCTTACAACAAAAAAGATGGAATGGAAGTCGTTGCTTTACGAAGTACTTTGGTATTTATCAGGTGAAGAACATATCAGAAATCTGAAACAACATACAAAAATCTGGGATGCCTGGGCTGATGAAAATGGACGACTTCAAACAGCTTATGGAAGATTTTGGAGACGATTTCCTGTACCCGATAAATCAGCAGCTTTAGACGGAGAAATTTTTGTGGAAGAAAATCATCCTTTCGTAAAAAGAGAATCAAATGGTTCATTGGTTTTTGATCAGGTTGGTTGGGTAATAAATGAAATTAAAAGTAATCCTAACTCAAGAAGACTTGTCATTACTGCCTGGCATCCTGCTAATGCTGTGATTAGTAAATTACCACCTTGTCATTACACATTTGCATTTAATGTAAGTAACGGAAAACTTAATTGTCATCTCACACAACGAAGCGGCGATATTGCTCTTGGAATTCCTTTTAATCTTGCTGCATACTCAATACTTACTCAAATTATTGCACAAGAAACAAATCTTGAACTTGGTTATTTTGCTCATACAATTATCGATGCACATATCTATGTTGCAGATAAAGGAAGTCCGACTGAGAAATACGATCATCTTGAAGGATTAAAATTACAATTAACCCGTGAGCCATTTCCATTACCACAACTTAAAATTGCCAAAAAGCCAATTGATGAACTTCAATTCGAAGATTTTGAACTGATCGGATATCAGCATCATCCTAAAATTAAATTTGAGGTTGCGGTTTGA
- a CDS encoding T9SS type A sorting domain-containing protein encodes MLALAHGIKGLFYEHYYSIRNMEFSGSYYMVDGIAIDKSASGYPATVTEYKLEQNYPNPFNPTTQIKYSIKERQLVQLKIYDVLGRELFTLEDNYKEPGNYETEFDASSLANGVYIYRLSAGDFVDERKWLW; translated from the coding sequence ATGCTTGCTCTTGCACATGGAATAAAAGGTCTTTTCTATGAACATTACTATTCAATTAGAAATATGGAGTTTAGTGGAAGTTATTATATGGTTGATGGTATTGCTATTGATAAATCAGCATCAGGATACCCGGCAACAGTAACTGAGTATAAGCTCGAGCAGAATTACCCTAATCCATTCAATCCCACAACACAAATCAAATATTCAATAAAAGAGAGACAATTGGTTCAACTAAAAATATATGATGTACTTGGAAGAGAATTGTTTACGCTTGAAGATAATTACAAAGAACCTGGAAATTATGAGACAGAATTTGATGCCAGTTCACTTGCAAACGGAGTTTATATCTACCGTCTTTCAGCCGGTGATTTTGTTGATGAAAGAAAATGGTTGTGGTGA
- the nuoF gene encoding NADH-quinone oxidoreductase subunit NuoF, with protein MEKIVLPDIKDFHILDVYLQHGGYTAAKKAFTQSPDDIIDQVKRSGLRGRGGAAFLTGLKWSFMPKTTDKPKYLCVNGDESEPGSFKDRQIFEYNPHQLIEGTIITCYAIGAKVAYIYIRGEYHKWIKLMQKALDDAYANGYLGEKMKEKFGTDFSCDIYIHKGAGAYICGEESALMNSIEGKRGYPRVKPPFPAQNGLWGCPTTINNVETIANVPPIINKGWEWFASIGEPKHPGTILFGVSGHVNKPGVYELPSGTLLTDIIYKYAGGVPGNKKILCVIPGGSSMPPLRGDQIEGVKMDAESLKAAGSAIGTGGIMVMDEDTDLVKVLARIAHFYHHESCGQCTPCREGTGWLEKILKRLIAGKGSVSDLDLLITVANQIEGNTICALGEAAAWPVKYMVERFRDYFEQRVSKEINLPVANKVHSMRHTVIPVEEIKH; from the coding sequence ATGGAAAAAATAGTTTTACCGGATATTAAAGACTTTCATATACTTGATGTTTATCTTCAACACGGCGGATACACAGCAGCTAAAAAAGCTTTTACACAATCACCTGACGATATTATCGATCAGGTAAAAAGATCTGGACTTCGTGGAAGAGGTGGCGCTGCTTTTCTTACCGGATTGAAGTGGAGCTTTATGCCCAAGACTACTGATAAACCTAAATACCTTTGCGTAAACGGAGATGAGAGTGAACCTGGTTCTTTCAAAGACAGACAAATTTTCGAGTACAATCCTCATCAGCTAATCGAAGGAACTATTATTACTTGCTATGCAATCGGTGCTAAAGTTGCCTATATCTACATTCGTGGTGAATACCATAAATGGATAAAGCTGATGCAAAAAGCTTTGGATGATGCTTATGCTAACGGATACCTTGGTGAGAAGATGAAAGAAAAATTCGGGACAGATTTCTCCTGCGATATTTACATACACAAAGGTGCAGGTGCTTATATCTGTGGAGAAGAATCTGCTTTAATGAATTCTATAGAAGGAAAAAGAGGATATCCAAGAGTTAAACCTCCCTTTCCTGCACAAAATGGTTTATGGGGATGCCCGACAACGATAAATAATGTGGAAACTATCGCAAATGTTCCTCCAATAATAAACAAAGGTTGGGAATGGTTTGCTTCGATTGGTGAACCGAAACATCCCGGAACTATTCTTTTTGGAGTTAGCGGTCATGTTAATAAACCAGGTGTTTACGAATTACCTTCGGGTACTTTGCTGACTGATATAATTTATAAATACGCAGGAGGAGTTCCGGGTAATAAAAAGATTCTTTGTGTTATTCCTGGTGGTTCCTCAATGCCTCCTCTTCGAGGTGATCAGATTGAAGGTGTAAAGATGGATGCCGAATCACTTAAAGCTGCCGGCTCTGCAATCGGTACAGGCGGAATAATGGTGATGGATGAAGACACTGATTTGGTTAAAGTGTTAGCTCGGATTGCTCACTTCTATCATCACGAAAGTTGCGGGCAATGTACACCTTGTCGTGAAGGAACCGGTTGGCTTGAAAAGATTTTGAAAAGATTAATTGCCGGAAAAGGTTCTGTTAGTGATTTGGATTTACTTATTACCGTTGCGAATCAGATTGAAGGGAATACAATTTGTGCATTAGGTGAAGCTGCTGCCTGGCCAGTAAAATATATGGTTGAAAGATTTCGTGATTACTTTGAACAACGAGTAAGTAAAGAGATAAATTTACCTGTTGCAAATAAAGTTCATTCGATGAGACACACTGTAATTCCAGTTGAAGAAATTAAGCATTAA
- the nuoE gene encoding NADH-quinone oxidoreductase subunit NuoE, translated as MDFKFTPENLERINAEIKKYPKKQSAVMAALYIAQEQNGYITSEVMKEIAKILDMHPHDVLGVVTFYTMYHQKPMGKYHIQVCTNVSCMLRGGYDIWNQVKEKLGIDNMQVTQDGKFSLEEVECMGSCGTAPMFAINEDYFENLTKEKVNEILDSLKNTN; from the coding sequence ATGGACTTCAAATTCACACCGGAAAATTTAGAACGGATAAATGCTGAGATTAAAAAGTATCCGAAAAAGCAATCAGCTGTTATGGCTGCACTTTATATTGCTCAGGAACAGAATGGCTATATCACAAGCGAAGTGATGAAGGAAATTGCTAAAATTCTTGATATGCATCCGCACGATGTTTTAGGCGTGGTTACATTCTATACGATGTATCATCAGAAACCAATGGGCAAGTATCATATTCAGGTTTGCACAAATGTTTCATGTATGCTCAGAGGTGGTTATGATATATGGAATCAGGTTAAAGAGAAACTTGGTATTGATAACATGCAGGTAACCCAGGATGGGAAATTCTCTCTTGAAGAAGTTGAATGTATGGGAAGTTGTGGAACTGCTCCAATGTTCGCAATAAATGAAGACTATTTTGAAAACCTTACCAAAGAAAAAGTTAACGAAATTTTAGATTCATTAAAGAATACAAACTAA
- a CDS encoding four helix bundle protein, translated as MEKQFSHEKLIVYQRSLDFVEFVENILSRVKDKLHVYEQIDKSSTSIPLNIAEGTGKYSIKDKNKYYDIARGSASESAACLDVLLRRKRITVEKNKEGKDILIEIISMLVGLVRSNSERVYEDDENYGSDFNNYQKLKD; from the coding sequence ATGGAAAAACAATTCAGTCACGAAAAATTAATTGTTTATCAGAGGTCTTTAGATTTTGTAGAATTTGTAGAAAACATACTATCAAGAGTTAAAGATAAACTTCATGTTTACGAACAAATTGATAAAAGCTCCACATCAATCCCATTAAACATTGCGGAAGGAACTGGAAAATACTCTATTAAAGATAAGAACAAATACTATGATATTGCTCGTGGTTCAGCTTCAGAAAGTGCGGCTTGTCTCGATGTTTTGTTAAGAAGAAAACGAATCACAGTTGAAAAGAATAAAGAAGGTAAAGATATTTTAATTGAGATAATATCTATGTTGGTAGGTTTAGTCAGAAGTAACTCCGAACGGGTTTATGAAGATGATGAAAATTATGGCTCTGATTTTAATAACTACCAAAAGTTAAAAGATTGA
- the nuoD gene encoding NADH dehydrogenase (quinone) subunit D — protein sequence MEKLTKDDVHPKIVQALLKDTDITIEDALENEMILNMGPQHPATHGVLRVLLRLDGETVIGCVPELGYLHRGYEKMAENMSYYEYIPHTDRLDYISPMANNVAWVLAVEKLAGIEVPPRAQYIRMMVAELARITSHLVAVGAFAMDVGALTVFLWTLREREKVLDIWDILCGARFTNSYTRIGGVANDAPPEALAKVKWFIDQFDDNLTECEKLLNTNRIFIERLEGIGVMSGELALDLGVTGPSLRASGIEFDLRRATPYLKYNEIDFNIPTYTEGDSLARYFVRVDEMRESAKIVRQILEKMPQGEVLANSPKKVLPHKTEIYTRMEELIHDFMIVNFGINPPVGEIYHAIEGSKGELGFYLVSKGEGHPWKCKIRSPSFNNLQALPHLVKGHMISDVVAIIGSIDPIMGEADK from the coding sequence ATGGAAAAACTAACAAAAGATGATGTCCATCCGAAAATAGTTCAGGCGCTTCTAAAAGATACTGACATAACGATTGAAGATGCCCTTGAAAATGAAATGATTCTTAATATGGGACCGCAGCATCCAGCAACTCATGGTGTGTTGCGTGTTTTATTAAGACTCGATGGCGAAACAGTTATAGGTTGCGTTCCTGAGCTTGGTTATCTTCATCGTGGATATGAGAAGATGGCTGAGAATATGAGTTATTATGAGTACATCCCTCACACTGACAGACTTGATTACATTTCCCCTATGGCTAATAATGTTGCATGGGTTTTAGCAGTTGAAAAGTTAGCTGGAATAGAAGTTCCACCAAGAGCACAATATATTCGTATGATGGTTGCTGAGCTTGCAAGAATTACTTCACATCTTGTTGCTGTTGGTGCCTTTGCGATGGATGTTGGTGCTTTGACAGTATTTTTATGGACCTTGCGTGAACGAGAGAAAGTTCTTGATATCTGGGATATTCTTTGTGGTGCAAGATTCACAAACAGTTATACCAGAATTGGTGGAGTAGCTAATGATGCACCACCTGAAGCTTTGGCAAAAGTAAAATGGTTTATTGATCAGTTTGATGATAATCTTACTGAGTGTGAAAAGCTCTTAAACACAAATAGAATTTTTATTGAAAGACTTGAAGGAATAGGTGTGATGTCAGGTGAGCTTGCTTTGGATCTTGGTGTTACAGGACCAAGTTTGCGTGCATCAGGAATAGAATTCGATTTACGAAGAGCAACTCCTTATCTGAAGTACAACGAAATTGATTTTAATATTCCGACTTATACCGAAGGTGATTCTTTAGCTCGTTATTTTGTTCGTGTTGATGAGATGAGAGAAAGTGCAAAGATTGTAAGACAAATTTTGGAAAAGATGCCTCAGGGAGAAGTGCTTGCAAACAGTCCTAAAAAAGTTCTTCCTCACAAAACGGAAATTTATACCAGAATGGAAGAACTTATTCATGATTTTATGATTGTTAATTTTGGTATCAATCCTCCAGTAGGAGAAATTTATCACGCTATTGAAGGTTCAAAAGGAGAACTTGGATTTTACCTTGTAAGTAAAGGTGAAGGTCATCCATGGAAATGTAAAATTCGTTCACCTTCATTTAATAACTTACAAGCTTTGCCACATCTGGTTAAAGGACATATGATTTCGGATGTGGTGGCAATAATCGGAAGTATTGACCCTATAATGGGTGAAGCGGATAAGTGA
- a CDS encoding NADH-quinone oxidoreductase subunit C: MEFKELIQQKLQSNFPEASLEFSEYKDEFCVKLDKKFIFPVCKLLKEDADLQFLLCEDITAVDWATRKNRFTVVYHIFSLKNKFRLKLKADVDEKDSNIDSVSSVWRAANWQERECYDMYGIIFNNHPDLRRMYMPEDFEYHPLRKDFPLLGIPGSLPLPKK, translated from the coding sequence ATGGAATTTAAAGAACTTATTCAGCAGAAATTGCAATCAAACTTTCCAGAAGCCAGTCTTGAATTTTCAGAATATAAAGATGAGTTCTGTGTAAAGCTTGATAAAAAATTTATCTTTCCTGTTTGTAAATTGCTTAAAGAGGATGCTGATTTACAATTTCTTTTGTGCGAAGATATTACTGCAGTTGATTGGGCAACTCGCAAAAACAGATTTACTGTAGTTTATCATATCTTCTCACTCAAGAACAAATTCCGATTAAAACTTAAAGCTGATGTTGATGAAAAGGATAGCAATATTGATTCGGTTTCATCTGTTTGGCGGGCTGCTAACTGGCAGGAAAGAGAATGTTATGATATGTACGGAATAATATTTAATAATCATCCGGATTTAAGAAGAATGTATATGCCAGAAGACTTTGAATATCATCCATTGAGAAAAGATTTTCCTCTTCTTGGAATTCCGGGTTCACTTCCATTACCAAAAAAATAA
- the nuoB gene encoding NADH-quinone oxidoreductase subunit NuoB, whose amino-acid sequence MGLEAKLNQDGFLVTKLDAIIGWARKNSVWPMPMGISCCAIEMMAVGDPKYDIARFGSEVMRFTPRQCDLMIVAGTVTYKMSHVVRKIYDQMPDPKWVIAMGACTSTGGMYRSYSVVQGIDQFLPVDVYVAGCPPRPDNLLNALIMIQEKIGKTRARDFQDLKLPELNVIQSN is encoded by the coding sequence ATGGGATTAGAAGCTAAATTAAATCAAGATGGATTTCTTGTAACCAAACTTGATGCTATAATTGGCTGGGCAAGAAAAAATTCTGTTTGGCCAATGCCTATGGGTATTTCCTGCTGTGCTATTGAAATGATGGCTGTTGGTGATCCAAAATATGATATTGCAAGATTTGGCTCAGAGGTGATGAGATTCACCCCTCGTCAATGCGATTTGATGATTGTTGCAGGAACAGTTACCTACAAGATGTCTCATGTTGTCAGAAAAATTTATGATCAGATGCCTGATCCAAAATGGGTAATTGCGATGGGCGCTTGCACATCAACCGGCGGAATGTATCGTTCTTATTCTGTTGTGCAGGGAATAGATCAGTTTTTGCCCGTTGATGTTTATGTTGCTGGTTGTCCGCCAAGACCGGATAATCTGTTAAACGCTTTAATTATGATTCAGGAAAAAATCGGAAAAACCAGAGCAAGAGATTTTCAGGATCTGAAACTTCCGGAATTAAATGTAATACAATCAAACTAA
- a CDS encoding NADH-quinone oxidoreductase subunit A, which produces MLEQYIPIFLVITVALIFAVVTVFTSKIFGPQRPNKSKVSTYESGMQPIGTTNERVSVKYYLVAMLFIIFDLEVIFIYPWAVQFKKLFGELGISIFVSMFIFLVVLELGYLYAYKKGGFKWD; this is translated from the coding sequence ATGCTGGAACAATATATACCAATTTTTCTCGTAATTACTGTTGCTCTGATTTTTGCAGTAGTAACTGTATTTACATCCAAAATTTTTGGACCTCAAAGACCTAATAAAAGCAAAGTTTCCACATACGAAAGTGGAATGCAGCCAATTGGAACTACAAATGAAAGAGTATCAGTAAAATATTATCTGGTTGCTATGCTTTTCATAATTTTTGATCTGGAAGTGATTTTTATTTACCCATGGGCTGTTCAGTTCAAAAAATTATTTGGTGAATTGGGAATTTCAATTTTCGTTTCGATGTTTATATTCTTAGTAGTTCTTGAATTAGGTTATTTGTATGCTTATAAAAAAGGAGGATTCAAATGGGATTAG
- a CDS encoding ATP-binding protein yields the protein MPQTHYHLEIESDPRNLITVEEFVNYFALDLGLDEEKLNGLLLSVTEATTNAIKHGNKNDINKMVNIDVDVVNDYLIISVKDQGAGFNPADVPDPTHPENLLKDSGRGLYLMRVYMDEVDFKNTPQGTETILKLKIK from the coding sequence TTGCCACAGACACATTATCATTTAGAAATAGAAAGCGATCCAAGAAATCTTATTACCGTAGAAGAGTTTGTAAATTACTTTGCATTAGATCTGGGACTTGATGAAGAAAAGCTCAATGGTCTTTTGCTTTCAGTAACCGAAGCTACAACAAACGCCATCAAACACGGTAATAAAAATGACATCAACAAAATGGTTAACATTGATGTTGATGTTGTAAATGATTACTTGATAATTTCGGTAAAAGATCAGGGTGCCGGATTCAATCCTGCTGATGTACCTGACCCAACTCATCCCGAAAATTTACTTAAAGACTCCGGAAGAGGACTCTATCTTATGAGAGTTTATATGGACGAAGTTGATTTTAAGAATACTCCTCAGGGGACAGAAACAATTCTTAAATTAAAAATAAAATAG
- the mdh gene encoding malate dehydrogenase, protein MSRKKIALIGGGQIGGVLAQLIAQRQLGDIVMYDIVEDLPQGKCLDIAEASRIDGFDVVVKGTNDYKDIEGSDLVIVTAGLPRKPGMSRDDLLTTNAKIMKTVAENVKQYAPNAISIIISNPLDAMVTLYKKITGFPESRVMGQAGVLDSSRFATFIAWELGVSVKDVNALVLGGHGDTMVPIVRYANVNGIPAMELLEKKYGDKNKAKEVMTAMVERTKQAGGEVVKLLKTGSAFYSPASAAIAMAESIIYDEKRVLPVCAYLNGEYGVKGYYVGVPAVLGENGVEKVIEFDLDTEEKALLDNSVNAVKSLVADMERLGF, encoded by the coding sequence ATGTCCAGAAAAAAAATTGCTTTAATCGGTGGTGGACAAATTGGTGGTGTTTTAGCACAACTAATTGCCCAAAGACAACTCGGTGATATCGTAATGTATGATATAGTTGAGGATTTGCCACAAGGTAAATGCCTTGATATTGCCGAAGCTTCAAGAATTGATGGATTTGATGTAGTTGTAAAAGGTACCAATGATTATAAAGATATTGAAGGGTCAGATTTAGTAATCGTCACTGCAGGTTTACCAAGAAAACCAGGGATGAGCAGAGATGATCTTCTCACAACCAATGCTAAGATTATGAAGACCGTTGCTGAAAATGTAAAGCAATATGCACCAAATGCAATTTCTATTATAATTTCAAATCCATTGGATGCGATGGTAACTCTGTACAAAAAGATTACAGGATTTCCTGAGAGCAGGGTTATGGGTCAGGCAGGTGTTTTGGACTCTTCACGATTTGCAACCTTCATCGCCTGGGAATTAGGAGTTTCAGTCAAAGATGTAAATGCATTAGTATTAGGTGGACACGGAGATACTATGGTCCCGATTGTTCGTTATGCAAATGTAAACGGAATTCCGGCAATGGAATTACTCGAGAAAAAATACGGAGATAAAAACAAAGCAAAAGAAGTTATGACTGCAATGGTTGAAAGAACAAAACAAGCTGGTGGTGAGGTCGTTAAATTACTCAAAACAGGTTCAGCTTTTTATTCACCCGCATCTGCAGCAATAGCAATGGCTGAATCCATTATTTATGATGAAAAGAGAGTTCTTCCGGTCTGTGCTTACCTAAATGGTGAGTATGGAGTTAAAGGATATTATGTTGGTGTTCCTGCAGTTCTTGGAGAAAATGGTGTAGAAAAAGTTATTGAATTTGATTTGGATACAGAAGAAAAAGCATTACTCGATAATTCAGTTAATGCAGTTAAATCTCTTGTAGCAGATATGGAAAGATTAGGATTCTGA
- the rpmA gene encoding 50S ribosomal protein L27: protein MAHKKGQGSSRNGRDSNAQRLGVKRFGGQQVLAGNILVRQRGTKFHPGENVGKGSDDTLFALIDGVVKFEVKRGNRQYVSVYPMN from the coding sequence ATGGCTCATAAAAAAGGTCAAGGTTCATCCAGAAACGGTCGTGATAGTAATGCACAACGTTTGGGTGTTAAAAGATTCGGCGGACAGCAGGTCTTAGCCGGAAATATTTTAGTCAGACAAAGAGGAACAAAATTCCATCCCGGTGAAAATGTCGGAAAGGGTAGTGATGATACATTATTCGCTTTAATTGATGGTGTTGTGAAGTTTGAAGTAAAACGCGGCAACAGACAGTATGTCAGTGTTTATCCGATGAATTAA